Proteins co-encoded in one Malus sylvestris chromosome 7, drMalSylv7.2, whole genome shotgun sequence genomic window:
- the LOC126630038 gene encoding ubiquitin-conjugating enzyme E2-17 kDa translates to MASKRILKELKDLQKDPPTSCSAGPVAEDMFHWQATIMGPPDSPYAGGVFLVTIHFPPDYPFKPPKVAFRTKVFHPNINSNGSICLDILKEQWSPALTISKVLLSICSLLTDPNPDDPLVPEIAHMYKTDRSKYETTARSWTQKYAMG, encoded by the exons ATGGCTTCCAAACGGATCTTGAAGGAGCTCAAAGATCTCCAGAAAGACCCCCCGACCTCTTGCAGCGCAG GGCCTGTTGCTGAGGACATGTTCCATTGGCAAGCAACGATAATGGGTCCCCCAGATAGTCCTTATGCAGGGGGTGTCTTTCTAGTTACCATCCATTTCCCTCCCGATTATCCATTCAAACCACCTAAG GTTGCCTTTAGGACTAAGGTCTTTCATCCAAATATCAACAGCAATGGAAGTATCTGCCTTGACATTTTGAAAGAGCAGTGGAGCCCGGCTCTCACCATATCTAAG GTGTTGCTATCCATCTGTTCCCTGTTGACGGACCCAAACCCAGATGATCCCTTGGTGCCGGAAATTGCTCATATGTACAAGACAGACAGGTCAAAGTACGAGACAACCGCAAGGAGCTGGACCCAGAAGTATGCTATGGGCTAG
- the LOC126629964 gene encoding putative glucose-6-phosphate 1-epimerase isoform X3: MGHSAAECQYRAAIEITKDRNGVEQVVLQNQQGASARVSLHGGQVTSWRNKHGQELLFTSNKAIFKPAKAMRGGIVICFPQFGNCGSLEQHGFARNKVWAIDDNPEMHQPNDSNGKSFIDLLLKPSENDLKCWPHSFEFRLRVSLATNGDLNLTSRVRNVNSKPFSFSFAYHTYFSVSDISEVRIEGLETLDYLDNLCERKCFTEQGDAITFESEVSRLYLSSPNVVAVLDHEKKRTYVIRKEGLPDVDDDLCAISIRKT, encoded by the exons atgggGCATTCAGCCGCAGAATGTCAATACAGGGCAGCAATTGAGATTACAAAAGATAGGAATGGGGTAGAACAGGTAGTGCTTCAGAACCAACAAGGGGCTTCGGCACGG GTTAGCTTACATGGAGGACAGGTCACTTCGTGGAGGAATAAGCACGGCCAAGAACTCCTGTTCACTAGTAACAAG GCAATCTTCAAGCCCGCAAAAGCAATGCGAGGAGGAATTGTCATTTGTTTCCCACAG TTTGGGAACTGTGGATCGCTAGAACAACATGGTTTTGCGAGGAACAAGGTGTGGGCAATTGATGATAATCCTGAAATGCATCAACCAAACGATTCGAATGGAAAATCCTTCATTGATCTACTACTTAAACCGTCTGAAAACGACCTGAAGTGTTGGCCCCATAG TTTTGAGTTTCGACTTAGGGTGTCTCTTGCAACAAATGGAGATCTGAACCTGACATCACGAGTTAGAAATGTCAACAGCAAGCCATTTAGTTTCTCCTTTGCCTACCACACTTATTTTTCGGTTTCTGATATAAG TGAGGTGAGGATAGAGGGGCTGGAGACACTTGACTACTTAGACAACCTTTGTGAAAGAAAATGCTTTACAGAACAAGGAGACGCCATAACATTTGAGTCTGAG GTCAGTCGACTTTATCTAAGTTCGCCCAATGTAGTTGCAGTCCTTGATCATGAGAAAAAACGAACATATGTAATCAGAAAGGAAGGACTACCAGATGTTG ATGATGATCTCTGTGCAATTTCAATCAGGAAGACATGA
- the LOC126629964 gene encoding putative glucose-6-phosphate 1-epimerase isoform X2 codes for MGHSAAECQYRAAIEITKDRNGVEQVVLQNQQGASARVSLHGGQVTSWRNKHGQELLFTSNKAIFKPAKAMRGGIVICFPQFGNCGSLEQHGFARNKVWAIDDNPEMHQPNDSNGKSFIDLLLKPSENDLKCWPHSFEFRLRVSLATNGDLNLTSRVRNVNSKPFSFSFAYHTYFSVSDISEVRIEGLETLDYLDNLCERKCFTEQGDAITFESEVSRLYLSSPNVVAVLDHEKKRTYVIRKEGLPDVEYNRNRVIQQNGSTTANKTGGAQTAGIPRPISTGPTRTRTTTPETQCPPFLPPKAQPGE; via the exons atgggGCATTCAGCCGCAGAATGTCAATACAGGGCAGCAATTGAGATTACAAAAGATAGGAATGGGGTAGAACAGGTAGTGCTTCAGAACCAACAAGGGGCTTCGGCACGG GTTAGCTTACATGGAGGACAGGTCACTTCGTGGAGGAATAAGCACGGCCAAGAACTCCTGTTCACTAGTAACAAG GCAATCTTCAAGCCCGCAAAAGCAATGCGAGGAGGAATTGTCATTTGTTTCCCACAG TTTGGGAACTGTGGATCGCTAGAACAACATGGTTTTGCGAGGAACAAGGTGTGGGCAATTGATGATAATCCTGAAATGCATCAACCAAACGATTCGAATGGAAAATCCTTCATTGATCTACTACTTAAACCGTCTGAAAACGACCTGAAGTGTTGGCCCCATAG TTTTGAGTTTCGACTTAGGGTGTCTCTTGCAACAAATGGAGATCTGAACCTGACATCACGAGTTAGAAATGTCAACAGCAAGCCATTTAGTTTCTCCTTTGCCTACCACACTTATTTTTCGGTTTCTGATATAAG TGAGGTGAGGATAGAGGGGCTGGAGACACTTGACTACTTAGACAACCTTTGTGAAAGAAAATGCTTTACAGAACAAGGAGACGCCATAACATTTGAGTCTGAG GTCAGTCGACTTTATCTAAGTTCGCCCAATGTAGTTGCAGTCCTTGATCATGAGAAAAAACGAACATATGTAATCAGAAAGGAAGGACTACCAGATGTTG AATATAACAGAAACAGAGTAATCCAACAAAATGGCTCAACAACCGCCAATAAGACCGGTGGTGCACAAACCGCCGGGATACCGAGACCCATATCAACCGGGCCGACCCGTACCCGGACAACCACCCCGGAAACCCAATGTCCCCCCTTCCTTCCGCCCAAAGCGCAGCCGGGAGAGTAG
- the LOC126629964 gene encoding NDR1/HIN1-like protein 6 isoform X4, giving the protein MAQQPPIRPVVHKPPGYRDPYQPGRPVPGQPPRKPNVPPSFRPKRSRESRCCRICCCVFCTFLLIVIIVVALAGGIFYLYFDPRLPAFYLLSFQIPKFDPVSKTDGTHLDVQAVTSVEVRNPNPKLDIFYGEGIEMHAILGDENDVGMGLGSKQLRRFTQRHRNTTNFKMDMRVRNKVVDQTVGRRLAAQLKSKEIKVAVEGKTRVGYVIKGWRIGTVKINVLCGGVKLKVVDAGEMPKCTINAFKWINIR; this is encoded by the exons ATGGCTCAACAACCGCCAATAAGACCGGTGGTGCACAAACCGCCGGGATACCGAGACCCATATCAACCGGGCCGACCCGTACCCGGACAACCACCCCGGAAACCCAATGTCCCCCCTTCCTTCCGCCCAAAGCGCAGCCGGGAGAGTAGATGCTGCCGCATATGCTGCTGCGTCTTCTGCACCTTcctcctcatcgtcatcatcgtcGTCGCCCTCGCCGGCGGTATCTTCTACCTCTACTTCGACCCCCGCCTCCCGGCCTTCTACCTCCTCTCCTTCCAGATCCCCAAATTCGACCCCGTCTCCAAGACCGACGGGACCCACCTGGACGTCCAGGCTGTTACCAGCGTCGAGGTGAGGAACCCCAACCCGAAACTCGACATCTTCTACGGCGAGGGGATCGAGATGCACGCGATCCTTGGGGACGAGAACGACGTCGGGATGGGGCTGGGGTCGAAGCAGCTTAGAAGGTTCACGCAGAGGCACCGGAACACGACGAATTTCAAGATGGATATGAGGGTGAGGAATAAAGTGGTGGATCAGACGGTGGGGCGGAGGCTGGCGGCGCAGCTGAAGAGTAAGGAGATAAAAGTGGCGGTGGAGGGAAAGACGAGGGTTGGGTACGTGATCAAAGGGTGGAGGATTGGGACGGTGAAGATCAATGTACTGTGCGGCGGCGTGAAGTTGAAGGTGGTTGATGCAGGGGAGATGCCTAAGTGCACCATCAATGCATTCAAAtg GATCAACATTCGTTGA
- the LOC126629964 gene encoding putative glucose-6-phosphate 1-epimerase isoform X1: MGHSAAECQYRAAIEITKDRNGVEQVVLQNQQGASARVSLHGGQVTSWRNKHGQELLFTSNKAIFKPAKAMRGGIVICFPQFGNCGSLEQHGFARNKVWAIDDNPEMHQPNDSNGKSFIDLLLKPSENDLKCWPHSFEFRLRVSLATNGDLNLTSRVRNVNSKPFSFSFAYHTYFSVSDISEVRIEGLETLDYLDNLCERKCFTEQGDAITFESEVSRLYLSSPNVVAVLDHEKKRTYVIRKEGLPDVVVWNPWEKKSKAMVDFGDEEYKQMLCVDGAAIEKPTTLKPGKEWTGRLQLSVVPSSFCSEHLDL, from the exons atgggGCATTCAGCCGCAGAATGTCAATACAGGGCAGCAATTGAGATTACAAAAGATAGGAATGGGGTAGAACAGGTAGTGCTTCAGAACCAACAAGGGGCTTCGGCACGG GTTAGCTTACATGGAGGACAGGTCACTTCGTGGAGGAATAAGCACGGCCAAGAACTCCTGTTCACTAGTAACAAG GCAATCTTCAAGCCCGCAAAAGCAATGCGAGGAGGAATTGTCATTTGTTTCCCACAG TTTGGGAACTGTGGATCGCTAGAACAACATGGTTTTGCGAGGAACAAGGTGTGGGCAATTGATGATAATCCTGAAATGCATCAACCAAACGATTCGAATGGAAAATCCTTCATTGATCTACTACTTAAACCGTCTGAAAACGACCTGAAGTGTTGGCCCCATAG TTTTGAGTTTCGACTTAGGGTGTCTCTTGCAACAAATGGAGATCTGAACCTGACATCACGAGTTAGAAATGTCAACAGCAAGCCATTTAGTTTCTCCTTTGCCTACCACACTTATTTTTCGGTTTCTGATATAAG TGAGGTGAGGATAGAGGGGCTGGAGACACTTGACTACTTAGACAACCTTTGTGAAAGAAAATGCTTTACAGAACAAGGAGACGCCATAACATTTGAGTCTGAG GTCAGTCGACTTTATCTAAGTTCGCCCAATGTAGTTGCAGTCCTTGATCATGAGAAAAAACGAACATATGTAATCAGAAAGGAAGGACTACCAGATGTTG TTGTTTGGAACCCGTGGGAGAAAAAGTCGAAGGCTATGGTTGATTTTGGTGATGAGGAGTACAAACAAATGCTTTGTGTGGATGGGGCAGCAATAGAGAAACCAACCACCTTGAAGCCAGGCAAGGAGTGGACAGGGCGACTGCAGCTCTCAGTTGTGCCTTCGAGCTTCTGTAGCGAGCACCTTGATCTTTAG